From a region of the Drosophila ananassae strain 14024-0371.13 chromosome Y unlocalized genomic scaffold, ASM1763931v2 tig00000092, whole genome shotgun sequence genome:
- the LOC116655209 gene encoding dynein axonemal heavy chain 2-like has translation MLSIAFLTSARNSLTMVISSLHRDSDMAAAPIIVMESDIKDRKIILSPDMDTIANLLSGNIDRIHNILEQFPRIGNKMKIPREHQSDSFSKVFREDLECADLIRNVEAEIKHERDEIDGYISFWNSHRALWETTESEFTNRVKATSMTADIFETSIEYYSAMADDISFVDAITHVYFILMNQNYIKSSILDWIEKWQALNIKILLSHSFSLIRSIYRYMRKNERKIMMIPRTLKESLRAKEFFEHLIEEVPIKQSTFPPMLDLFGVLDKYQVDIPDEIRQKVLGLESAWQHYLKKLGEADEMLDNNREEFKKILIQQAEKFKMILKEFLDDFYMKLPTAASM, from the exons ATGCTCTCTATAGCTTTCCTTACTAGTGCAAGAAATTCTTTAACAATGGTAATTTCATCATTACATCGAGATTCAGATATGGCAGCTGCCCCTATAATAGTTATGGAATCTGATATCAAAGATAGGAAAATTATTCTCTCTCCAGATATGGATACAATTGCAAATTTACTTAGTGGAAACATTGACCGTATTCACAATATTCTTGAGCAATTTCCGCGTATaggaaataaaatgaaaataccGAGAGAGCATCAGTCTGATTCCTTTTCTAAAGTATTTCGCGAAGACTTAGAATGTGCAGACTTAATTCGTAATGTTGAAGCTGAAATAAAACATGAACGTGACGAAATCGATggatatatatctttttggAACAGTCATAGAGCTTTATGGGAAACGACAGAATCGGAATTTACTAATCGTGTAAAAGCAACTTCAATGACGGCTGATATTTTTGAAACCAGTATTGAATATTACAGTGCTATGGCTGACGATATTTCATTCGTAGATGCTATAACTCATGTTTACTTTATTCTAATGaatcaaaattatattaaaagttCTATATTAGATTGGATTGAAAAATGGCAAGctctaaatataaaaattcttttaAGTCATTCGTTTTCCCTTATTAGAT cAATATATAGGTATATGCggaaaaatgaaagaaaaataatgatGATACCAAGAACCCTTAAGGAATCTTTAAGAgcaaaagaatttttcgaaCATTTAATCGAAGAAGTACCTATTAAACAATCTACTTTTCCCCCTATGCTTGATTTGTTTGGCGTTTTGGATAAATATCAAGTTGACATTCCagatgaaattcgacaaaaaGTGTTAGGCTTGGAAAGTGCTTGGCAGCACTATCTTAAAAAATTAGGAGAAGCCGATGAAATGTTGGATAATAACAgagaagaatttaaaaaaattttaattcaacaagctgaaaaatttaaaatgattCTCAAAGAATTCCTCGACGACTTTTATATGAAATTACCAACGGCGGCAAGCATGTAA